The Gemmatimonadales bacterium DNA window CGCGCGAGCGCGGCATCGTCACCGCGATCGACGGCGCGCATCCGCCGGGCATGCTGCGGTTCGGCCTGACGGACCTGGGGTGCGACTTCTACGCCTCGAGCCCGCACAAGTGGCTGCTCGCCCCGAAGGGAAGCGGGCTCCTCTACGTGAGCGAGGCGTGGGTCGACCGGCTGTGGCCCACGATCGTGAGCGGCGGGTGGGACGCGCTCCAGGACAAGGCGGTGCGGTTCGACCGCAAGGGAACCGTCAACGAGTCGCTGCTCGCCGGCTTCCAGGCGGCGGTGGACTTCCACACCCTGATCGGGCCCGAGCGCGTGGAGCGCCGCATCCGGTGGCTCGGCGACCGCCTCTACGACGGCCTCGCCCGCCTTCCCGGCGTGGAGCTGAAGAGCGCGACCGACGCGGGGCTTCGCGCCCCGATGGTCTCCTTCACGGTGCGGGGGCTGAGCGCCGACGACCTGATCCGGGCGCTGTGGGAGCGCGGCACCGTGCGGGTCCGGCACGTAGCGGAGTACGACTACCACTGGGTGCGGCTGTCGACGCACGTCTACAACACGCCCGACGAGGTGGATCGGGTCGTGGCATTGGTAGGGGAGTTGGCGGGGGGCAGAAGCTAGAGCGCAGAGCAGTTGTGAGACGCTGAGTGGCGAGTGGCTACGAGTTGGCGAGATACCAGGAGCAGTCACTGCTTACCGGACACTGAGCGCACTTCGGGGCTCTGGCCGTGCAGACCAGGGCCCCGAGCTCCATCAGGGCCTGGTTAAAGGCCCAGATGGTCGCGCGGCGCCTCGGCTGTAGTAGCTGAGCCATGTTCCTGGTGGTCTTCGCCGTCTGACAGCCGAACACTCGACCGAGAACCCGGGCCACATTCGTGTCCACGGCGGGCGCGGGCTTCTCGTAGGCGAAGCTGGCCACCGCGCCGGCGGTGTAGGGTCCGACGCCCGGCAGCGCCTCCAGCTCCACGGGGTCCGAGGGCACGGTGCCGGCATGACGCCGGACCACCTCCCGCGCGAGGCGGTGCAGGTTGGCGGCGCGGCGGTAGTAGCCGAGGCCCTCCCATGCCTCGCGCACCGCGCGCGGCCTGGCGCGGGCCAGCGCCTCGAGGTCCGGGTAGCGCTCGAGGAACCGCGGGTAGAACTCGAGCACGCGCGACACCTGGGTCTGCTGCAGCATGAACTCCGACACCAGGACGCGATACGGGTCGCGGGTGCGCCGCCAGGGCAGGTCGCGGCCAGCGGTGCGGAACCACGCGAGCAGCCTGCGCCGGAAGGCGGCCGCGTTTCTCGGGGTGGACTGGAAGCGCATGGGAGGCGAGAATATAAGCCGGCAGGGGTTTGGGTATTGGGGGTTGGGGTTTGGGGCCGCCGCCCCTCCCCACGGTACGCTGATCACTCCCCAGGCCCCAACCCCCAAGCCCCAAACCCATGGATCAACTCACCACCACCGCCGAGCTTCCGGTTCCGATCAACGCCGCGCGCGCAGTGGCGCGCCCGGTGCTGTCGGCCCTGGAGAACGTGGGCCGGTTCGGCATGATGCTGGTGGAGCTGGTGCGCGCGCTGCCGGAGTGGCGGGCCTGGCTTCCGCTCACGATCGAGCAGTGCCGGCAGGTGGGGTACGGCAGCCTGATGATCGTGATCCTCACGTCCGCATTCGCCGGCGGGGTGACCGCCTTCCAGGCCGGTTACCAGTTCACCGGCAGCATCCCGCTCTACCTGCTCGGCGCGGTGATCGCCGAGAGCATCATCCTGGAGCTGGGACCGGTGATGACCGGGCTGCTGCTGGCCGGGCGCATCGGCGCGCGCTACGCCGCCGAACTGGGGACGAT harbors:
- a CDS encoding A/G-specific adenine glycosylase; this translates as MRFQSTPRNAAAFRRRLLAWFRTAGRDLPWRRTRDPYRVLVSEFMLQQTQVSRVLEFYPRFLERYPDLEALARARPRAVREAWEGLGYYRRAANLHRLAREVVRRHAGTVPSDPVELEALPGVGPYTAGAVASFAYEKPAPAVDTNVARVLGRVFGCQTAKTTRNMAQLLQPRRRATIWAFNQALMELGALVCTARAPKCAQCPVSSDCSWYLANS